Proteins from one Palaemon carinicauda isolate YSFRI2023 chromosome 26, ASM3689809v2, whole genome shotgun sequence genomic window:
- the LOC137619777 gene encoding zinc finger BED domain-containing protein 5-like produces the protein MVSSKLKRHLNTRHPFVSQKDMAYFSRLLKRQSKAAIKMVKRVLVADTALEASFRVAELIAKKMKPHKTGEEIIGPARNIIVETMLGKEAQDQISKVPLSNKTISRRISEMSTDINEEVTTTTGEDIFASVNSYLTQHGLSWNYCCGICTDGAPSMIGKYKGFITRALKEKSIYNYNSLLPTQRGVSSQDMWRRVD, from the exons ATGGTATCTAGTAAGCTCAAGCGGCACCTTAATACCAGACATCCTTTTGTGTCGCAGAAGGACATGGCATATTTTTCTCGTTTGTTAAAAAGGCAAAGTAAGGCCGCTATTAAAATGGTCAAGAGGGTATTAGTAGCCGACACTGCTCTTGAAGCTTCTTTCAGAGTAGCAGAGCTGATAGCAAAGAAGATGAAGCCTCATAAAACTGGTGAAGAAATCATTGGCCCTGCACGCAACATAATTGTAGAAACAATGCTTGGCAAAGAAGCTCAGGACCAAATTTCGAAAGTACCTCTTTCCAATAAGACCATCAGCCGCAGGATATCTGAAATGTCAACAGATATTAATGAAGAAGTT ACCACAACCACTGGAGAGGATATCTTCGCGTCTGTAAATTCGTACCTCACTCAACATGGTCTTTCATGGAATTATTGTTGTGGCATATGTACTGATGGTGCACCGTCGATGATAGGGAAGTACAAAGGCTTCATCACCAGAGCATTGAAAGAAAAATCCATCTATAATTACAACtcactgcttcctacacagagaggcGTTAGTAGCCAAGACATGTGGAGAAGAGTtgactga